One genomic window of Pirellulales bacterium includes the following:
- a CDS encoding protein-L-isoaspartate(D-aspartate) O-methyltransferase, whose amino-acid sequence MDSSTGYSAAKQAMLSQQLIDRGITDPRVLRAMARVPRERFLPVDMQRFAYADNALGIDCEQTISQPYIVALMTEALDLTGDESVLEIGTGSGYQTAVLAELAHDVVTIERHTALAKQAAIVLEELGFTNVAGHVGDGTLGWPARAPYDRVIVTAAAEHVPPLLFEQLREGGILVIPVGDLAGQVLEQITKINGQPRVRRLSGCRFVPLIGREGWPEASGG is encoded by the coding sequence ATGGATTCCTCGACCGGCTACTCTGCCGCGAAGCAGGCAATGCTCAGCCAGCAGTTGATCGATCGCGGCATCACCGATCCGCGCGTGCTGCGCGCGATGGCTCGTGTTCCGCGCGAACGATTCTTGCCCGTCGACATGCAACGCTTTGCCTATGCCGACAACGCCCTCGGTATCGACTGCGAGCAAACGATCAGCCAACCCTACATCGTGGCCTTGATGACGGAGGCCCTCGATCTGACGGGGGACGAATCGGTGCTCGAAATCGGCACGGGCAGCGGCTATCAAACGGCGGTGCTGGCCGAGCTCGCGCACGACGTGGTCACGATCGAACGTCACACGGCGCTGGCAAAGCAGGCCGCGATCGTGCTGGAAGAGCTGGGCTTTACGAACGTCGCAGGGCACGTCGGCGATGGGACACTCGGCTGGCCGGCGCGTGCCCCTTACGACCGCGTCATCGTTACGGCCGCGGCCGAGCACGTGCCGCCGCTGTTGTTCGAGCAGCTTCGCGAGGGGGGGATCCTCGTCATTCCCGTGGGCGATCTCGCCGGACAGGTGTTGGAACAGATCACCAAGATCAACGGGCAGCCGCGCGTGCGGCGTCTGTCAGGCTGCCGCTTCGTGCCACTCATCGGCCGCGAAGGTTGGCCGGAAGCGAGTGGCGGCTAA
- a CDS encoding HU family DNA-binding protein — MAKAAAKKAPSKSEVLASISAATDLSKKEVSAVIDALANEIKKAMGNRGSGVFTIPGLVKITKKKMPARPAQKNVRNPFTGELQDRPARPAYNKITVRALKNLKAMA; from the coding sequence ATGGCGAAGGCCGCAGCAAAGAAGGCGCCGTCGAAGAGCGAAGTCCTGGCCAGCATTTCGGCCGCGACTGACCTGAGCAAGAAGGAAGTTAGCGCTGTCATCGACGCGCTGGCCAACGAAATCAAGAAGGCGATGGGCAACCGTGGTTCGGGCGTCTTCACGATTCCCGGCTTGGTGAAGATCACCAAGAAGAAGATGCCGGCTCGCCCGGCCCAGAAGAACGTTCGCAACCCGTTCACCGGCGAACTGCAGGATCGTCCTGCCCGTCCGGCCTACAACAAGATCACGGTGCGAGCGCTCAAGAATCTCAAGGCCATGGCCTGA
- a CDS encoding transcriptional repressor yields MTNFALEEVEVSLSPLERFEEFLQSRGKRATQQRRSIVEHVFSHHEHFDAEALLAELQQGGNRYKVSRPTVYRTLSELVDAGLLRKMNLSGRSVYEHDYGYPQHDHLHCQRCDKLIEFHSDEVKQIRDAVAREHQFRAAGHRLIIHGVCAECSRPPRRHRRLDLV; encoded by the coding sequence ATGACCAATTTCGCCCTGGAAGAAGTCGAGGTTTCTCTTTCGCCGCTCGAGCGGTTCGAGGAGTTCCTCCAAAGCCGGGGCAAGCGCGCCACGCAGCAGCGCCGCAGCATTGTCGAGCACGTCTTCAGCCATCACGAGCATTTCGACGCCGAGGCCCTGCTGGCCGAGTTGCAGCAGGGGGGCAATCGCTACAAGGTGAGCCGCCCCACCGTCTACCGGACTCTGTCCGAGCTCGTCGATGCCGGACTGCTGCGGAAGATGAACCTCAGCGGCCGTTCGGTCTACGAGCACGACTACGGCTATCCGCAGCACGATCACCTGCACTGCCAGCGCTGCGACAAGCTGATCGAGTTTCACAGCGACGAGGTGAAGCAGATCCGCGACGCGGTGGCCCGCGAACACCAGTTTCGCGCGGCCGGTCACCGGCTCATCATCCACGGCGTCTGTGCCGAGTGCAGCCGACCGCCGCGCCGCCATCGTCGGCTCGATCTGGTCTAG
- a CDS encoding Rrf2 family transcriptional regulator, which produces MKLTRSVSYAVGILLRVLREGSQGPMTAAQIAKGCKFPPRFLYRVLRRLVDAQLMHGVSGPGGGYALARPASKITLYDIVVAVEGTPETTKLAPVHKSQAKAIDLINQLTDRGATRFHQEMKRVTLAKMAKL; this is translated from the coding sequence ATGAAGCTTACCCGCTCCGTCAGCTACGCGGTGGGAATCTTGTTGCGGGTGTTGCGCGAGGGCAGCCAAGGTCCCATGACCGCGGCGCAGATTGCCAAAGGGTGCAAGTTTCCGCCCCGTTTTCTCTACCGGGTTTTGCGGCGTCTGGTCGACGCCCAACTGATGCACGGCGTCTCTGGCCCCGGTGGCGGCTATGCCCTTGCGCGTCCGGCCAGCAAGATTACGCTCTACGACATCGTCGTCGCGGTCGAGGGAACTCCCGAGACCACGAAGCTGGCCCCGGTACACAAATCGCAAGCGAAGGCGATCGATCTGATCAACCAACTCACCGACCGGGGAGCGACGCGTTTCCATCAAGAGATGAAGCGTGTCACGCTGGCAAAAATGGCCAAGCTGTAA
- a CDS encoding DUF692 domain-containing protein: MQARLGHPNLGLGVGLRTVHFSHILEHQPPVDWFEIISENFMDSRGRPRYVLEQIAERYPVVMHGVSLSIGSTDPLDFDYLNRLKGLAEACRARWISDHLCWTGVAGLNAHDLLPIPLNEESLAHVVARIRTVQEVLERPLVLENPSSYVTFKDSTMPEWEFLARMAEETNCGLLLDVNNVYVSSVNHDFDAIEYIRSVPHERVVQFHLAGHTNCGTHLIDTHDGPVVDPVWELYRLAHQLTGGASTLLEWDAHIPEFPLVHAEVLKAREHMTAALTETSAPLTSQDRQRAEIISTSSVPHPLSYVLPEVA, translated from the coding sequence ATGCAAGCTCGCCTCGGCCATCCGAATCTGGGTCTCGGCGTCGGGCTGCGAACGGTCCATTTCTCGCACATCCTCGAACATCAGCCGCCGGTCGATTGGTTCGAGATCATCTCCGAGAACTTCATGGACTCGCGCGGCCGTCCGCGCTACGTGCTCGAGCAGATCGCCGAGCGTTATCCGGTGGTCATGCACGGCGTTTCGCTGTCGATCGGCAGCACCGATCCACTCGATTTCGACTATTTGAACCGCTTGAAGGGGCTCGCCGAGGCTTGCCGTGCGCGGTGGATTTCCGATCACCTCTGCTGGACCGGCGTGGCGGGGCTCAATGCGCACGATCTGCTGCCGATTCCACTCAACGAAGAGTCGTTGGCGCACGTCGTCGCGCGGATTCGCACGGTGCAGGAGGTGCTCGAACGGCCCTTGGTACTCGAGAACCCCAGTAGCTACGTGACGTTCAAGGATTCGACGATGCCGGAGTGGGAGTTCCTCGCACGCATGGCCGAGGAAACGAACTGCGGGCTGCTGCTCGACGTGAACAATGTCTACGTGTCGAGCGTCAACCACGACTTCGACGCGATCGAATATATTCGCTCCGTGCCGCACGAACGAGTGGTGCAGTTCCACCTGGCGGGGCACACAAACTGCGGCACGCACCTGATCGACACGCACGACGGCCCCGTCGTCGATCCGGTGTGGGAGCTGTATCGCCTGGCGCATCAGTTGACCGGCGGCGCCTCGACGCTGCTCGAATGGGATGCGCACATTCCCGAGTTTCCCCTGGTGCATGCCGAGGTGCTCAAGGCGCGCGAGCACATGACGGCGGCCCTGACTGAAACGTCAGCGCCACTCACGTCACAGGATCGACAACGCGCGGAGATCATCTCCACGTCCTCGGTTCCTCACCCTTTGAGCTACGTGCTCCCGGAAGTGGCATGA
- the recJ gene encoding single-stranded-DNA-specific exonuclease RecJ codes for MQKRWRIRPHDPDRIAALQRATGVSAVVAQLLIARGIEEPTAAQIFLEPKLSALRDPQLLPGIPQAVEVIHAAITSRERIVIYGDYDVDGMTATALLWRCLKLLGADVGYYVPHRLDEGYGLNDEALTKLAAQGARLVITVDCGATAVAEAETARRLGLKLVITDHHLWADRLPEVDALVHPRLPGSSYPFGDLSGSGVAFKLAWALCQKASNATKVAPRMKDFLLQAIALASLGTVADVVPLVDENRVLVRHGLMSLSQHPTLGLTALIQVAELTKKSQLDAEDVAFSLAPRLNAAGRLGQAQLAVELLTTESEERALALAQYINELNNSRQSLERSIYLAANKQAQEEFDPHGDAALVLAGRGWHAGVIGIVASRLVEKYHRPVVLISLDQVSVAPGAGSARSVPGFDLHAALATCADHLLGFGGHAAAAGLKIEETRIELFRSQFCEHVAETIAAEHREPELWIDAEAPLSAFSLPVVTQIESLAPFGQGNRRPLLCANDVRLAAPPTKIGGGGRHLSLKLVQHGVAMRAVAFGGGEWAEEIEGTEGPLEIAFRPVINEFRGQRKVEIQLADWRVATGSVDGPAAVAVGSPASSSRQAG; via the coding sequence ATGCAGAAACGTTGGCGGATTCGGCCCCACGATCCCGATCGCATCGCGGCCTTGCAGCGGGCGACCGGAGTTTCGGCCGTGGTGGCTCAATTGCTCATCGCTCGCGGCATCGAAGAACCCACCGCGGCACAGATCTTTCTCGAGCCGAAACTGTCGGCGCTGCGCGATCCGCAGCTTCTGCCCGGTATTCCACAGGCGGTCGAGGTTATTCACGCAGCGATCACGTCACGCGAGCGGATCGTGATCTATGGCGACTACGACGTCGATGGCATGACCGCCACGGCGCTCTTGTGGCGCTGCCTGAAACTGCTCGGCGCCGACGTCGGCTACTACGTGCCGCATCGCCTCGACGAGGGATACGGGCTGAACGACGAGGCGCTGACGAAGCTGGCCGCGCAGGGGGCCAGGCTCGTCATTACGGTCGACTGCGGCGCCACCGCCGTGGCCGAAGCGGAGACCGCGCGCCGGCTGGGCTTGAAGCTCGTCATTACCGACCATCATCTCTGGGCAGACCGATTGCCCGAGGTCGACGCGCTGGTCCATCCGCGTTTGCCGGGCAGCAGCTATCCGTTTGGCGATCTCAGCGGATCGGGAGTCGCCTTCAAGCTGGCCTGGGCGCTCTGTCAGAAGGCGAGCAACGCGACGAAGGTCGCCCCGCGGATGAAGGACTTCCTGCTGCAAGCGATCGCCCTGGCTTCGCTCGGCACGGTGGCGGACGTCGTGCCGCTGGTCGATGAAAATCGCGTCCTCGTCCGGCATGGGCTCATGTCGCTCAGCCAGCATCCGACGCTGGGACTCACCGCGCTCATCCAAGTGGCCGAGTTGACGAAGAAGAGCCAGCTCGACGCCGAGGACGTCGCCTTTTCGCTCGCGCCGCGCTTGAACGCCGCCGGACGACTGGGGCAAGCACAACTGGCGGTCGAGCTGCTGACGACCGAATCGGAAGAGCGTGCCCTGGCGCTGGCCCAGTACATCAACGAATTGAACAACAGCCGGCAAAGCCTCGAGCGAAGCATCTATCTCGCGGCGAACAAGCAGGCGCAGGAAGAATTCGATCCGCACGGCGATGCCGCGCTCGTGCTTGCCGGCCGCGGCTGGCACGCGGGCGTCATCGGTATCGTCGCCAGTCGGCTGGTGGAGAAGTACCACCGGCCCGTGGTGCTGATCTCGCTCGACCAGGTTTCGGTGGCGCCGGGCGCTGGTTCGGCGCGCAGCGTGCCGGGATTCGATCTGCACGCGGCGCTGGCCACCTGCGCCGATCACTTGCTCGGTTTTGGCGGCCACGCGGCCGCGGCGGGCCTGAAAATCGAAGAGACGCGGATCGAATTGTTCCGCTCGCAGTTCTGCGAACACGTGGCCGAAACGATCGCGGCCGAACATCGCGAGCCGGAGCTGTGGATCGACGCCGAGGCGCCGCTGTCGGCCTTCAGCCTGCCGGTGGTGACGCAGATTGAAAGCCTGGCCCCGTTCGGTCAGGGCAACCGCCGACCGCTGTTGTGCGCGAATGACGTGCGTCTGGCCGCGCCTCCGACAAAGATCGGCGGCGGCGGCCGTCACCTGTCGCTCAAGCTCGTCCAGCACGGCGTCGCCATGCGTGCCGTGGCCTTCGGCGGCGGCGAATGGGCCGAAGAGATCGAAGGAACCGAAGGGCCGCTCGAGATCGCCTTCCGGCCGGTGATCAATGAATTCCGCGGGCAGCGCAAGGTCGAAATCCAACTCGCCGACTGGCGCGTGGCGACCGGTAGCGTGGACGGACCTGCCGCCGTGGCCGTGGGATCACCCGCGTCTTCGAGTCGACAAGCGGGCTGA
- a CDS encoding mercuric reductase has protein sequence MAERIAIPPDDESNRALVAHVHPSEWQNPTPAERYNLVVVGAGTAGLVAAAGAAGLGAKVALIERHLMGGDCLNYGCVPSKALLRASRAAAAVRDAREFGIETGAELRIDFSAVMERVRRLRSEISPHDSAARFRELGVDVFLGEGRFTNDETVEVAGQSLRFKRAVIATGARPARPSIPGLEEAGYLTNETVFNLTQLPERLAVIGGGPVGCELAQAFARLGAQVWLVEPHGQLLPRDEPQAAAVLEQALRRDGVHLLLKHQVERLTAEKTLQLTDPQRGTMRVKVDEVLVGAGRVPNVEGLGLDAAGVRYDLRRGVEVNDRLQTTNPRIFAAGDVCSAYRFTHAADAMARVVLQNALFLGRAKTSTLVIPWCTYTDPEVAHVGLLESEAQARGIAVDVFAQPFDRVDRATLDGETEGLARILVERGTDRIVGATIVAAHAGDILSQVTQAMVAGVGLKTIARTIHPYPTQAEALKKIADAYSRTRLTPRVKSLFERWLRWTR, from the coding sequence ATGGCCGAGCGTATCGCCATTCCGCCCGACGATGAATCGAATCGCGCGCTCGTCGCGCACGTGCATCCGTCCGAGTGGCAAAATCCGACTCCGGCAGAGCGTTACAATTTGGTCGTCGTAGGGGCAGGCACCGCCGGGCTTGTGGCGGCGGCCGGCGCCGCGGGCCTGGGGGCCAAGGTCGCCCTGATCGAGCGGCATCTGATGGGGGGCGATTGCCTCAATTATGGTTGTGTCCCCTCGAAGGCCCTCCTCCGCGCTTCGCGTGCAGCGGCAGCCGTCCGCGATGCAAGAGAGTTCGGCATCGAGACCGGTGCGGAACTCCGCATCGACTTCAGCGCCGTCATGGAGCGCGTGCGTCGTCTGCGCAGTGAGATCAGCCCGCACGACTCGGCGGCGCGTTTCCGCGAGTTGGGGGTCGATGTCTTTCTCGGCGAGGGACGTTTCACAAACGATGAAACGGTCGAGGTGGCGGGGCAGTCGTTGCGCTTCAAGCGTGCCGTGATCGCGACGGGGGCCCGACCTGCGCGCCCGTCGATTCCAGGCCTCGAAGAGGCGGGCTACCTGACGAACGAAACAGTTTTCAACCTGACGCAGTTGCCCGAACGCCTGGCGGTGATCGGCGGTGGCCCGGTTGGATGCGAGCTGGCGCAGGCCTTCGCCCGCCTGGGCGCGCAGGTGTGGCTCGTCGAACCTCATGGGCAGCTTCTGCCGCGCGACGAGCCACAGGCTGCCGCCGTGCTCGAGCAGGCCTTGCGCCGCGACGGAGTGCATCTGCTCCTCAAACATCAGGTAGAACGCCTCACCGCTGAAAAGACGCTCCAGCTCACCGATCCGCAGAGGGGGACGATGCGGGTGAAGGTCGACGAAGTTCTCGTCGGCGCCGGTCGAGTTCCAAACGTCGAAGGGCTGGGGCTCGATGCCGCGGGCGTGCGATACGATCTGCGCCGCGGGGTCGAAGTCAACGACCGGCTGCAGACCACGAACCCGCGCATCTTCGCGGCGGGCGATGTCTGTTCGGCCTACCGTTTCACGCATGCGGCCGATGCGATGGCGCGCGTCGTGCTGCAGAATGCGCTCTTTCTCGGCCGTGCGAAAACCAGCACGCTCGTGATTCCCTGGTGTACTTACACCGATCCTGAAGTAGCGCACGTCGGCCTCCTGGAATCAGAAGCGCAAGCCCGTGGCATTGCCGTTGATGTGTTCGCGCAGCCATTCGATCGCGTCGATCGTGCCACCCTGGATGGCGAAACCGAAGGATTGGCGCGCATCCTTGTCGAGCGCGGGACCGACCGCATCGTGGGGGCGACAATCGTGGCCGCGCACGCGGGGGACATCCTTTCGCAAGTGACCCAGGCCATGGTGGCGGGCGTGGGTTTGAAGACGATCGCCCGCACGATTCATCCCTATCCGACGCAGGCCGAGGCGCTCAAGAAGATTGCCGATGCCTATAGCCGCACGCGGCTGACGCCTCGCGTCAAGTCGCTCTTCGAGCGCTGGCTGCGTTGGACGCGTTAG
- a CDS encoding D-aminoacylase, giving the protein MPRHTICWSLLCLVSSILCGGCSAKSPPPVRAERREPTPSMPELVDAENSPAAHDESVTREPERDEIEEHDVVIRNALVYDGSGGKPIDGGVAIDGDRIVHVGDVSHRKGKTDLDARGKAVAPGFINMLSWATTSLIEDPLSQSDIRQGVTLEVMGEGWSMGPLTDEMRRQELETQSDIKYEIPWTTLGEYLEYLEDRGVSPNVASFVGATTVRIHVLGYEDRPPTEEELREMQDLVRQAMQEGALGVGSSLIYAPAFYASTEELIALCQVAGEHGGMYISHIRSEGNQLLEAVDELIRIAREANVPAEIYHLKAAGEKNWPKFDEAFHRIEQARSEGLDITANMYTYTAGATGLNAAMPPWVQEGGLDAWVERLQDPETRLRLLSEMRVESDRWENLLLLAGSPANVLLVGFSNEKLKPLTGKTLAQVAAERGKSPEETAMDLVVEDHSRVDTVYFMMSEDNVRRGLAQPWVSLGSDAGSETPAGKFLLSQPHPRAYGNFARFLGKYVREEQVVPLEEAIHKLTALPAENLKLKDRGRLAPGYFADVVLFDPATIADQATFEVPHQYSTGVDTVLVNGVPVLRDGEHTGAKPGKFVRGPGWRENQEDHSDGVSARSAAP; this is encoded by the coding sequence ATGCCCCGTCACACCATTTGCTGGTCGTTGTTGTGCCTTGTCTCGTCGATCTTGTGCGGAGGCTGCAGCGCCAAGTCTCCGCCCCCCGTTCGGGCCGAACGCCGTGAGCCGACGCCGAGCATGCCCGAGTTGGTTGATGCGGAGAACTCGCCTGCTGCGCACGACGAATCCGTGACCAGAGAGCCCGAGCGCGACGAGATCGAAGAGCACGACGTCGTGATTCGTAATGCCCTGGTTTACGACGGCAGCGGTGGGAAACCCATCGACGGTGGCGTCGCGATCGACGGCGATCGTATCGTCCACGTGGGAGACGTGAGCCATCGCAAGGGAAAGACGGATCTCGACGCCCGGGGCAAAGCTGTCGCGCCCGGCTTCATCAACATGCTCAGTTGGGCCACGACGTCCCTGATCGAGGATCCCCTCTCGCAGAGCGATATTCGCCAGGGAGTGACGCTCGAGGTGATGGGCGAAGGGTGGTCGATGGGGCCGCTCACCGACGAGATGCGTCGTCAGGAGCTCGAAACGCAGAGCGATATCAAGTACGAGATTCCCTGGACCACGCTCGGTGAATACCTCGAGTATCTCGAGGATCGCGGCGTTTCGCCGAACGTGGCGTCCTTCGTCGGGGCGACGACCGTGCGCATTCACGTGCTGGGGTACGAAGATCGTCCGCCGACCGAAGAAGAGCTGCGCGAAATGCAGGACCTTGTCCGGCAGGCGATGCAGGAGGGTGCGCTCGGCGTCGGATCGTCGTTGATTTACGCTCCGGCGTTCTATGCCTCGACCGAGGAATTGATCGCCCTTTGCCAGGTCGCCGGCGAGCATGGCGGTATGTATATCTCGCACATCCGTAGCGAAGGCAACCAGTTGCTCGAAGCGGTCGACGAGTTGATCCGCATTGCGCGCGAGGCGAACGTCCCCGCGGAGATTTACCATCTCAAGGCAGCGGGCGAGAAGAACTGGCCGAAGTTCGACGAGGCGTTTCACAGGATCGAGCAGGCCCGCAGCGAAGGGCTGGACATCACCGCCAATATGTACACCTACACCGCGGGGGCCACCGGCCTGAACGCCGCCATGCCCCCCTGGGTGCAAGAAGGGGGACTCGACGCCTGGGTCGAGCGCTTACAAGATCCAGAAACCCGCCTGCGGCTGCTCAGCGAAATGCGCGTGGAAAGCGATCGTTGGGAGAACCTGTTGCTGCTGGCCGGCTCGCCGGCGAACGTCTTGCTCGTGGGCTTTTCCAATGAGAAGCTCAAACCCCTCACGGGCAAGACGTTGGCACAAGTCGCGGCCGAACGGGGCAAGTCGCCCGAGGAAACGGCCATGGATCTGGTCGTCGAAGACCACAGCCGCGTCGACACGGTCTATTTCATGATGTCCGAAGACAACGTCCGCCGTGGACTCGCGCAACCTTGGGTGAGTTTAGGATCCGACGCAGGCTCGGAAACCCCGGCCGGTAAGTTTCTGCTCTCGCAGCCTCACCCGCGCGCCTACGGCAACTTTGCACGCTTCCTGGGCAAGTACGTGCGCGAGGAACAAGTGGTGCCGCTGGAAGAGGCGATTCACAAGCTTACCGCCCTGCCGGCCGAGAATCTGAAACTCAAGGACCGCGGCCGGCTCGCGCCGGGGTATTTCGCCGACGTGGTCCTCTTCGATCCCGCGACGATCGCCGACCAGGCAACGTTCGAAGTGCCGCACCAGTATTCGACCGGGGTCGATACCGTGCTCGTCAATGGCGTGCCCGTATTACGCGACGGAGAGCACACGGGCGCCAAGCCAGGTAAGTTCGTGCGCGGACCAGGCTGGCGTGAGAACCAGGAAGATCATTCCGACGGCGTGTCCGCGCGCAGCGCGGCTCCGTAG
- a CDS encoding putative DNA-binding domain-containing protein: MSAAAGDSPPRDLARLERWVQAVIMHPGGVAQGAASVEARAELGGATVGVDDLVERSRALTATERLSIYNRAYFARLVECLAEQFSVLRQTMGDELFGEFALAYLVAYPSQSYTLGRLGERFSNYLIETRPPRRDDEAAGPGWPEFLVDLAELEWAIAEVFDGPGTENEPTLDTARLQSISTAEWPSVRFVMAPCLRLLTQRFPVNEFYGTVRKENRVPEFPAATESFMALSRRQYVVRRFPLVRAQYEVLAALVAGETVGSAIERAAQVGFEHDPNSFDFDQLAGDLRQWFSQWSAEEFFMGTSVPVRE, encoded by the coding sequence ATGAGCGCGGCAGCCGGTGATTCGCCGCCAAGAGATCTTGCCCGGCTCGAGCGGTGGGTGCAGGCAGTCATCATGCACCCGGGCGGAGTCGCACAGGGCGCCGCATCGGTCGAAGCACGCGCGGAATTGGGCGGCGCTACGGTCGGCGTGGATGATCTTGTCGAGCGCAGCCGCGCGCTTACAGCCACAGAACGGCTCTCCATCTACAACCGCGCGTACTTTGCGCGACTGGTGGAATGCCTGGCCGAGCAGTTTTCCGTGCTGCGTCAGACAATGGGAGACGAATTGTTCGGCGAGTTCGCGCTCGCCTATCTCGTGGCCTACCCTTCGCAGAGCTACACGCTGGGCCGACTGGGCGAGCGGTTCTCAAACTACCTGATCGAGACGCGCCCGCCTCGCCGCGACGATGAAGCCGCCGGCCCCGGTTGGCCTGAGTTTCTCGTCGATCTGGCGGAATTAGAATGGGCCATCGCCGAGGTGTTCGACGGGCCGGGCACGGAGAATGAACCGACGCTCGACACAGCACGTTTGCAGTCCATTTCGACCGCTGAGTGGCCTTCGGTGCGGTTCGTGATGGCGCCCTGCCTGCGGCTGCTCACGCAGCGCTTTCCCGTGAACGAGTTTTACGGCACGGTTCGCAAGGAAAATCGCGTACCCGAGTTCCCCGCGGCAACCGAGTCGTTCATGGCCCTTTCTCGGCGGCAGTACGTCGTACGGCGGTTTCCGCTCGTTCGCGCTCAATACGAGGTGCTCGCGGCCCTGGTCGCGGGCGAAACGGTCGGCTCGGCCATCGAACGTGCCGCGCAGGTGGGATTCGAGCACGATCCCAACAGTTTCGACTTCGACCAGTTGGCCGGCGACCTGCGGCAATGGTTTTCGCAGTGGTCGGCCGAGGAATTTTTCATGGGCACTTCCGTGCCGGTGCGGGAATAG
- a CDS encoding SDR family oxidoreductase, with amino-acid sequence MRFENRTVVITGAGSGIGRAAAVRFAAEGARVVVSDLRAETARATADLVEQQGSSALVATCDVGDVASVQTMFQAIDDRGWEIDCLVNNAGNAEEGLQGVHEVSDERWRSMIRVHLDGTFYCTREAVRRMLPRQRGAIVNLGSVAGLRGLGGTAAYSAAKGGVIAFTKAISEEVAKHGIRANCVAPGWIETPMLDNLPERWRPGMVKHTPLGRIGRADEVAALVLFLASDDASFITGQCVSPNGGMYR; translated from the coding sequence ATGAGATTCGAGAATCGAACCGTCGTCATTACGGGTGCAGGATCGGGGATTGGTCGTGCGGCCGCAGTACGCTTCGCGGCAGAGGGGGCGCGCGTCGTCGTTTCCGACCTTCGCGCCGAGACGGCACGGGCCACCGCCGACCTGGTTGAGCAACAGGGGAGCTCGGCGCTGGTGGCGACGTGCGACGTCGGCGATGTCGCTTCGGTACAGACGATGTTCCAGGCGATCGACGATCGCGGCTGGGAGATCGACTGCCTGGTCAACAACGCCGGCAACGCCGAAGAGGGGCTGCAGGGGGTCCACGAAGTCAGCGACGAACGCTGGCGCTCGATGATCCGCGTCCACCTCGACGGCACGTTTTATTGCACGCGCGAGGCCGTCCGCCGCATGCTCCCGCGCCAGCGCGGAGCGATTGTGAATCTCGGCTCGGTCGCGGGCCTGCGCGGGCTCGGCGGCACCGCCGCCTATTCGGCCGCGAAGGGGGGCGTCATCGCCTTTACCAAGGCGATCTCCGAAGAAGTCGCCAAGCACGGCATTCGCGCGAATTGCGTGGCGCCCGGTTGGATCGAAACCCCCATGCTCGACAACCTGCCCGAGCGCTGGCGCCCCGGCATGGTCAAGCACACACCGCTAGGGCGCATCGGCCGCGCGGATGAAGTGGCCGCCCTGGTGTTGTTCCTGGCGAGCGACGACGCGAGCTTTATCACCGGACAATGCGTCAGCCCGAACGGGGGTATGTATCGCTGA
- the flgM gene encoding flagellar biosynthesis anti-sigma factor FlgM yields the protein MQIYGPTHVHGPQQVSAPHSVRAAEATQSTSSVRGGDEVAISDAGQLLAQIRDLPEMRMDRVAELRAAIAGGAYETDDKLDAALENLLDEIG from the coding sequence ATGCAAATCTACGGCCCCACTCACGTCCACGGCCCGCAACAAGTCAGTGCCCCGCATTCCGTCCGCGCTGCGGAAGCCACACAATCCACGTCGAGCGTTCGTGGCGGCGACGAAGTCGCCATTTCCGATGCCGGCCAACTGCTGGCTCAGATCCGCGACCTGCCCGAGATGCGGATGGATCGCGTTGCCGAACTCCGTGCGGCGATTGCCGGCGGCGCCTACGAGACGGACGACAAGCTCGACGCGGCGCTGGAAAACCTGCTCGACGAAATCGGGTAA